A section of the Triticum dicoccoides isolate Atlit2015 ecotype Zavitan chromosome 7A, WEW_v2.0, whole genome shotgun sequence genome encodes:
- the LOC119333110 gene encoding uncharacterized protein LOC119333110, translated as MVRWSPPPPRDLELFPFPSLGGHDPVSLSLLVACVAATVAIASTMCSACGRKPKAVSQEPAADAQASDASGSQGGVEGEEEVVTLPPELATHGPIEPPLLPKTASRRKLSVSMSMGVGKSMSMKVGKSLANIPDKMKLSKLEPRHKEKDDPEDTLWMKSIILGGKCKIPGERDAEAADPDAAADAADEMTFGAFRRPSYSRPVSRSNSFSVHQPLPEPPPMQSYSKS; from the coding sequence ATGGTGAggtggtcgccgccgccgccgcgggaccTCGAGCTTTTCCCCTTCCCCTCTCTGGGCGGCCACGACCCCGTCTCGCTCTCCCTGTTGGTGGCGTGCGTCGCGGCCACCGTGGCGATCGCCTCGACCATGTGCTCGGCGTGCGGCCGCAAGCCCAAGGCGGTCAGCCAGGAGCCCGCCGCGGACGCCCAGGCCTCCGACGCCTCCGGGAGCCAGGGCGGCgtggaaggggaggaggaggtggtgacGCTGCCGCCGGAGCTGGCCACGCACGGGCCGATCGagccgccgctgctgccgaagACGGCGTCGCGGCGGAAGCTGTCCGTGTCCATGTCCATGGGCGTGGGCAAGAGCATGTCCATGAAAGTGGGCAAGAGCCTCGCCAACATCCCGGACAAGATGAAGCTGAGCAAGCTGGAGCCGCGCCACAAGGAGAAGGACGACCCCGAGGACACGCTGTGGATGAAGTCCATCATCCTCGGCGGCAAGTGCAAGATCCCCGGCGAGAGGGACGCCGAGGCCGCCGACCCCGACGCGGCCGCCGACGCCGCGGACGAGATGACCTTCGGCGCCTTCCGCCGGCCCAGCTACTCCCGGCCCGTGTCCCGCTCCAACTCCTTCTCCGTCCACCAGCCCCTGCCCGAGCCTCCCCCAATGCAATCCTACTCTAAATCTTGA